In Providencia zhijiangensis, a single window of DNA contains:
- a CDS encoding ABC transporter permease, translating into MTRRLLPFSILIALAILVIIPLSFIVLQALFPYFGQGDFSQIFQPITHLFNEPALVNLLQNTFLLGLGVALVSAVIAIPLGALRGLFNLPFARVWDLLFLIPFLIPPYIAGLSWMLTLQPNGYSQQLFGISPGSALFSLGGMVVIMSLNLFPVLYFSVSRSMAANGNRLADVAQVHGASAWQAFMRVTLPLSLPSIAAGLLLVFTLAIEEFGIPSAIGSPNGIRVLTTDIEQRLADWPIDLPGAASLSLVLASLALLAYTLQRSLVSGRNVATNTGKAAVLVTRSLGIWRIPAVCLFSFVALCAVGMPLLAMFGTAFSNTVSGGLTLDNLTLRHFAGLLNSHTEALDALVTSVSLATATAILTGTLGFLCAWLVVAQRIRGAALLDGLSLLPIAIPGIVVAVGLILAWNQPFWPITPYHTWGILLLAYSCLLLPYPVRYCSAAFTQIGGSLSDAARVHGAGLMTSLRLILFPLVLPSLVAAMMLVFAVASRELVSSLLLAPAGMQTVSIFVWRQFEQGSIGSGMAMACLAVLISLTLMLCAQFIQQRYSR; encoded by the coding sequence ATGACACGTCGTTTATTGCCATTTTCGATCTTAATCGCCTTGGCGATTTTAGTGATTATTCCCTTGAGTTTTATTGTGTTACAAGCGCTATTTCCGTATTTTGGACAAGGGGATTTCAGCCAAATTTTCCAGCCGATTACCCATCTATTTAATGAACCGGCACTGGTAAATTTACTGCAAAATACGTTTTTACTGGGTTTAGGTGTGGCGCTGGTAAGTGCCGTGATAGCGATCCCATTAGGGGCTTTACGTGGCTTATTTAACCTGCCTTTTGCCCGTGTTTGGGACTTACTGTTTTTGATCCCATTTTTAATTCCACCTTATATCGCAGGGCTTTCATGGATGTTAACCCTGCAACCGAATGGTTATTCTCAGCAACTATTTGGCATCAGCCCCGGTAGCGCCCTGTTTTCCCTTGGGGGCATGGTGGTGATTATGTCGTTAAATCTGTTTCCGGTGCTCTATTTTTCGGTCTCCCGCAGTATGGCGGCGAATGGCAACCGTTTGGCGGATGTGGCACAAGTTCATGGGGCATCCGCATGGCAGGCATTTATGCGAGTGACATTGCCTCTCTCTTTGCCCTCGATTGCCGCAGGTTTATTGCTGGTCTTCACTTTGGCGATTGAAGAATTCGGCATTCCTTCGGCGATTGGCTCTCCGAATGGTATTCGGGTTCTGACAACGGATATCGAGCAGCGTCTTGCCGATTGGCCGATTGATTTACCGGGAGCGGCATCACTGTCGTTGGTGTTAGCCAGTTTGGCGCTATTGGCTTATACCTTACAGCGTTCGTTAGTGTCTGGGCGTAATGTGGCGACGAATACGGGCAAAGCCGCGGTATTGGTGACTCGCTCATTGGGTATTTGGCGCATTCCTGCGGTGTGTTTGTTTTCTTTCGTGGCGCTTTGTGCGGTTGGCATGCCGTTACTGGCTATGTTTGGCACGGCATTTTCCAATACGGTTTCTGGCGGATTGACGCTGGATAACCTAACGCTCCGGCATTTTGCTGGACTGTTAAATAGCCACACAGAAGCCCTCGATGCATTAGTGACGAGTGTGTCTCTCGCAACGGCAACCGCGATATTGACGGGGACATTGGGCTTTTTATGTGCATGGCTGGTCGTCGCGCAGCGGATCCGTGGTGCCGCATTGCTGGATGGGCTCTCGTTACTGCCAATAGCCATTCCCGGTATTGTGGTCGCAGTGGGGCTTATTTTGGCGTGGAATCAACCGTTTTGGCCCATCACGCCCTATCATACTTGGGGAATTTTATTGCTGGCCTATAGTTGCTTACTACTGCCTTATCCTGTGCGTTATTGCAGTGCGGCATTCACGCAAATTGGCGGCAGTTTATCCGATGCGGCACGGGTTCATGGTGCAGGGTTAATGACGTCACTGAGACTGATTTTATTTCCGTTGGTTTTACCGAGCTTAGTGGCGGCGATGATGTTGGTGTTTGCGGTGGCATCACGAGAGCTGGTTTCCTCGCTGTTACTGGCTCCTGCTGGCATGCAAACGGTGTCGATTTTTGTTTGGCGCCAGTTTGAGCAAGGTTCCATTGGCAGCGGTATGGCGATGGCCTGTCTGGCGGTATTGATAAGCTTAACCTTGATGCTGTGCGCGCAATTTATTCAGCAGCGGTATAGCCGTTAA
- a CDS encoding ABC transporter substrate-binding protein has protein sequence MQKLMLSNHFSMKGIAMSLGLSCALFSVSSHALTVYTAGPGAMAKQLAAGYEKQTGVKVDVFQATTGKVMARLEAEQANPRADVLISASWDTAVDLQQKGWLLAYESPNAEKVPAQFKTPYYVAQGISALGIVWNSKSGTPKPTDWADLAQPVFKDKVTMPDPALSGASLDLLLGLQNAKPDAAWTLFSELKANGMVISGPNAQALTPVLQGAKAAVFGAVDYVAYGSIAEGESIEVIFPSSGTAIAPRPMMILNSSKQQNEAKAFVDYVLSPEGQKIVADAWLMPARTDVAGKRPDFSTLKLLPEPTTDSAERSSVLSRFSGIFR, from the coding sequence ATGCAAAAGCTGATGTTATCAAACCATTTTTCCATGAAAGGTATCGCAATGAGTTTAGGATTATCCTGCGCACTATTTTCCGTTTCTTCCCATGCCTTGACCGTCTACACCGCAGGGCCAGGGGCGATGGCAAAACAGCTAGCCGCGGGGTATGAAAAGCAAACGGGCGTGAAAGTGGATGTGTTTCAGGCAACGACTGGCAAGGTGATGGCGCGCTTAGAAGCGGAACAGGCCAACCCGCGTGCGGATGTCTTGATTTCTGCCTCATGGGATACCGCGGTAGACCTTCAGCAAAAAGGCTGGTTACTGGCGTATGAAAGCCCAAATGCCGAAAAAGTGCCTGCGCAATTCAAAACACCATACTATGTGGCACAAGGGATCTCCGCCTTGGGGATTGTTTGGAACAGTAAAAGTGGCACGCCGAAGCCAACAGATTGGGCAGATCTAGCTCAGCCAGTTTTTAAAGACAAAGTCACCATGCCAGACCCTGCATTGTCAGGGGCATCGTTAGACTTATTGTTGGGATTACAGAATGCGAAACCAGATGCCGCATGGACGCTATTCTCTGAATTAAAAGCTAATGGAATGGTGATTTCTGGCCCGAATGCGCAAGCGTTAACGCCTGTGTTGCAAGGAGCAAAAGCGGCTGTATTTGGTGCAGTCGACTATGTGGCTTACGGTAGCATCGCGGAAGGTGAATCCATCGAGGTGATTTTCCCAAGTAGTGGAACGGCCATCGCGCCACGTCCCATGATGATTTTAAATAGCAGTAAACAGCAAAATGAAGCTAAAGCTTTTGTTGATTACGTGCTCTCCCCTGAAGGTCAGAAAATCGTGGCAGATGCCTGGTTAATGCCAGCCAGAACGGATGTTGCTGGCAAGCGGCCTGATTTTTCGACGTTAAAACTGTTGCCAGAACCGACTACCGACAGCGCAGAGCGCAGCAGCGTGTTATCTCGCTTTAGCGGTATTTTCCGCTAA
- a CDS encoding ABC transporter ATP-binding protein, with amino-acid sequence MLNALSSLNGSQDAFQKANAANAQLASQHPMISIHKLSQVFAHQTVLDGIDLTVAKGSILALLGPSGCGKSTLLKLLAGLLQPSSGEILLNEKLVASAQRLVPPEQRNLGMVFQDYALWPHMTVFQNVAFPLRMRKVARQAIEDRVNQALERVGLAGFAKRKPADLSGGQQQRVALARAIIAEPEILLFDEPLSNLDVALRRSLCDEMAQLLRALEITAVYVTHDPAEAHALAHQIAHMQNGKIDSLATL; translated from the coding sequence ATGTTAAACGCACTCTCTTCATTGAATGGGAGTCAGGATGCTTTTCAAAAAGCTAACGCAGCGAATGCGCAATTAGCCTCGCAGCATCCGATGATTTCTATTCACAAACTCTCTCAAGTTTTTGCTCATCAAACGGTGCTGGATGGGATTGATCTGACCGTCGCAAAAGGCTCTATCTTAGCGCTATTAGGCCCCTCCGGTTGCGGTAAAAGTACCTTATTGAAGCTGTTAGCGGGGTTATTGCAACCAAGCTCAGGCGAGATTTTATTGAATGAAAAGCTGGTCGCAAGTGCCCAGCGACTTGTCCCGCCGGAACAGCGCAATCTCGGTATGGTGTTTCAAGATTATGCACTTTGGCCTCACATGACCGTATTTCAGAACGTGGCTTTTCCTTTACGTATGCGCAAAGTGGCGCGTCAAGCGATAGAGGATAGGGTGAACCAAGCCTTAGAGCGGGTTGGATTAGCAGGTTTTGCCAAGCGTAAACCTGCCGACCTCTCTGGCGGTCAGCAGCAGCGGGTGGCATTAGCCCGCGCCATTATCGCGGAACCTGAAATTTTATTGTTTGATGAACCCCTTTCTAACCTTGATGTTGCTTTACGCCGTTCTCTGTGTGATGAGATGGCGCAGCTACTTCGCGCATTAGAAATTACCGCCGTTTATGTCACTCACGATCCTGCAGAAGCCCATGCATTGGCGCATCAAATCGCTCATATGCAAAACGGCAAAATAGACAGTTTGGCCACCTTATGA
- a CDS encoding lysophospholipid acyltransferase family protein, whose product MFSVDALLESAFPQQTLPAWKRKLLKRLLHERDFQQLAEDYPHLKGLDLVEQFMNDLNVRCELGDGDLENIPSQGLVLFVANHPIGSLDGLAILRAVATVRPDVKIVANQMLSYLEPLQSLFIPVDNVGNRTNRQQVVGMQSHLDNQGALVVFPAGEVSRWSTKGVRDCHWRTGFLRLAAKSRAPIVPVHVQAHNSLLFYTTSLVYKPLSALMLVNEMFKQRNNRIKLRIGGRIPFSQWYDGRTNDNELAERFRRHVYLLGKGKAGLFTCEAPIALPEDRIELKKALAVCEQLGVTPDGKIIYLYQRQQEERTPILRELGRLREIAFRAVGEGSGRRRDLDSFDDDYYHLILWDEEDLEVVGAYRFVPTEQQLEKKGLEGIYSNSLFHYNQDMMPILAQGIELGRSFIQPAYWGKRGLDYLWLGIGAYLAKYPQYRYLFGPVSISGSMPVAARDLLIAFYRLYFSSELAMAQSRKPYPASLPQVLAQFDGNNYQEDLVKLKSLLSNIGCSIPTLYKQYTELCEPGGVQFIDFGTDPAFNDCIDGLVLVDLSRLKPQRYQRYIAVHQAQSTTE is encoded by the coding sequence ATGTTTAGTGTTGATGCTTTACTGGAAAGTGCTTTTCCGCAGCAAACACTGCCCGCTTGGAAACGGAAGTTATTAAAGCGTTTATTACATGAAAGAGATTTCCAGCAGCTTGCTGAAGATTATCCGCACTTAAAAGGGCTCGATCTTGTCGAGCAGTTTATGAATGACTTGAATGTCCGTTGCGAATTAGGCGATGGGGATTTAGAGAATATCCCAAGCCAAGGGCTGGTCTTATTTGTTGCAAATCATCCGATTGGCTCCCTTGATGGGCTCGCAATTTTACGCGCAGTGGCAACAGTTAGACCCGATGTCAAAATCGTCGCCAACCAAATGCTCAGTTACCTTGAGCCACTTCAAAGCTTATTTATTCCTGTTGATAATGTTGGCAATCGCACCAACCGCCAGCAAGTCGTCGGCATGCAATCGCATCTTGATAACCAAGGGGCCTTGGTTGTTTTCCCTGCGGGGGAAGTTTCTCGCTGGAGCACGAAAGGCGTTCGTGATTGTCATTGGCGCACAGGTTTTTTACGTTTAGCCGCCAAATCTCGCGCACCGATTGTTCCTGTGCATGTGCAAGCCCATAACAGCCTGCTGTTCTACACAACATCCTTGGTGTATAAGCCGCTATCGGCTTTGATGTTGGTGAACGAAATGTTCAAGCAGCGCAATAATCGCATCAAATTACGCATCGGTGGGCGCATCCCGTTTTCCCAATGGTATGACGGGCGAACGAATGATAATGAACTGGCAGAGCGGTTTCGTCGCCATGTGTATCTGCTAGGCAAAGGAAAAGCCGGGCTGTTTACCTGTGAAGCCCCAATCGCGTTACCTGAAGATCGCATTGAACTGAAAAAGGCGCTAGCGGTTTGCGAACAATTAGGCGTCACTCCCGATGGTAAAATTATTTACCTCTATCAGCGCCAGCAAGAAGAGCGAACGCCGATTTTACGTGAGCTAGGGCGATTGCGGGAAATCGCATTTCGTGCGGTGGGGGAAGGCTCCGGTCGACGCCGCGATCTCGATAGTTTCGATGACGATTATTACCATCTTATTTTATGGGATGAAGAGGATTTAGAAGTGGTGGGCGCATACCGATTTGTGCCGACGGAGCAGCAACTAGAGAAAAAAGGGTTAGAGGGGATCTACAGTAATAGCCTGTTCCACTATAACCAAGACATGATGCCTATTTTGGCGCAAGGGATTGAATTAGGACGCAGTTTTATTCAGCCTGCCTATTGGGGAAAACGTGGCTTAGATTATCTTTGGTTAGGTATTGGCGCGTATTTAGCGAAGTATCCGCAATATCGTTATCTATTTGGCCCTGTGTCTATCTCAGGAAGTATGCCCGTTGCTGCGCGTGATTTGCTGATTGCCTTTTATCGCCTTTATTTCTCCTCGGAGCTGGCAATGGCGCAATCCCGTAAGCCGTATCCCGCGTCACTACCACAGGTTTTAGCCCAGTTTGATGGCAATAACTATCAAGAAGATTTAGTGAAGCTAAAAAGCTTACTCAGCAATATTGGCTGCTCTATTCCGACTCTGTATAAACAGTATACGGAGCTGTGTGAGCCAGGTGGCGTGCAGTTTATTGATTTTGGTACCGACCCTGCGTTTAACGACTGCATTGACGGTTTGGTTTTGGTGGATTTAAGCCGCTTAAAACCACAGCGTTATCAGCGTTATATTGCAGTCCATCAAGCTCAATCGACGACTGAATAA
- the fdhF gene encoding formate dehydrogenase subunit alpha — MEKVITVCPYCASGCKINLKVENGKIIGAEGANGHTNEGELCLKGYYGWDFIHDTKILTPRLKNPMIRRQRGGKLEVVSWEEAIEFASSRLLAIKEKYGPKAIMTTGSSRGPGNEANFVMQKFVRAAVGSNNIDCCARVUHGPSVAGLQRSVGNGAMSNSIVEIEDTKCIFVFGYNAADSHPIVARRILKAKEKGAQIIVCDPRYIETARIADIHLPLKNGSNIALLNALAYVIIEENLYDHAFIEAHTDKFDEYRALVAPYTPESVEEITGIKAEDIRRTARMYAKAENATILWGMGVTQFYQGVETVQSLTSLALLTGNLGKPHVGVGPVRGQNNVQGACDMGALPNTLPGYQYVSDKAALEKFAKFWGIDAMPDENGIPLSEVPHFIDEGVLKAHYVMGEDPLQTEPDLATIRRTFDKLELLIVQDIFMTKTASIADVIFPATSWGEHEGVYTAADRGFQRFYKAVEPVGDVKTDWEIISLMSTAMGYPMHYNNTKEIWDELRELCPIYFGATYEKMAGLAYIQWPCRTLESEGTEYLYEGGNFDTPNGRGQFFTCEWRPPIDQVSAEYPMVLATVREVGHYSCRSMTGNCKALASLADEPGFVQINTADAKALGIKDQELVWVCSRQGKVITRANISDRPNKGAVYMTYQWWIGACNELVAENLSPITKTPEYKYCAVRVEPIADQHQAEHYVVQEYTGIKRRLREAAEGL, encoded by the coding sequence ATGGAAAAAGTCATCACCGTCTGCCCGTATTGCGCCTCAGGCTGTAAAATCAACCTGAAGGTGGAGAACGGGAAGATCATAGGCGCTGAAGGCGCAAATGGTCACACAAATGAAGGGGAGCTTTGCCTGAAAGGTTACTATGGCTGGGACTTCATTCATGACACTAAAATTTTAACGCCGCGTTTAAAAAACCCGATGATCCGCCGTCAACGTGGTGGCAAATTAGAGGTCGTTTCTTGGGAGGAAGCCATTGAATTTGCAAGCTCCCGTTTATTAGCCATCAAAGAAAAATATGGCCCAAAAGCCATCATGACGACAGGCTCTTCCCGCGGTCCGGGTAACGAAGCTAACTTCGTGATGCAGAAATTTGTTCGTGCAGCGGTCGGTAGTAACAATATCGACTGCTGTGCTCGTGTCTGACACGGCCCTTCGGTTGCAGGTCTGCAGCGTTCGGTCGGTAATGGCGCAATGAGCAACTCAATTGTTGAAATTGAGGATACCAAATGTATTTTTGTCTTCGGTTATAACGCCGCGGACTCACATCCTATTGTCGCTCGCCGTATTTTAAAAGCGAAAGAGAAAGGGGCACAAATTATTGTCTGCGACCCGCGTTATATTGAAACCGCGCGTATTGCAGATATTCACTTACCACTGAAAAACGGTTCGAATATCGCATTATTGAATGCGTTAGCCTACGTTATCATCGAGGAAAATCTGTATGACCATGCCTTTATCGAGGCACATACCGATAAATTCGACGAATATCGTGCATTAGTCGCGCCATACACACCTGAATCAGTTGAAGAGATCACCGGCATCAAAGCCGAGGATATCCGCAGAACTGCACGGATGTACGCTAAAGCTGAAAATGCCACCATTTTATGGGGCATGGGTGTGACTCAGTTCTATCAAGGGGTAGAGACAGTTCAGTCTCTGACCAGCTTGGCATTACTGACAGGCAACCTTGGCAAGCCGCATGTGGGTGTGGGTCCTGTACGTGGTCAAAATAACGTACAAGGTGCCTGCGATATGGGCGCATTACCAAATACGCTGCCGGGCTACCAGTATGTTTCAGATAAAGCGGCACTCGAGAAATTCGCCAAATTCTGGGGCATTGACGCAATGCCGGATGAAAATGGTATTCCACTGAGTGAAGTCCCTCACTTTATCGATGAAGGCGTGCTGAAAGCACACTATGTGATGGGTGAAGATCCACTGCAAACAGAGCCGGATTTAGCAACGATCCGCCGCACGTTCGACAAACTTGAGCTGTTAATCGTGCAAGATATCTTTATGACTAAAACCGCGTCAATTGCAGACGTGATTTTCCCAGCCACTTCTTGGGGGGAACATGAAGGTGTTTATACGGCGGCTGACCGTGGTTTCCAACGCTTCTATAAAGCGGTAGAGCCTGTGGGTGATGTGAAAACTGACTGGGAAATCATCAGTTTAATGTCAACCGCAATGGGCTACCCAATGCACTACAACAACACCAAAGAAATTTGGGATGAGCTGCGTGAGCTTTGCCCGATTTATTTTGGTGCGACTTACGAGAAAATGGCGGGCTTGGCATACATTCAATGGCCATGTCGTACATTAGAAAGTGAAGGCACTGAGTACCTGTATGAAGGTGGTAATTTCGATACACCAAATGGTCGCGGTCAATTCTTCACTTGCGAATGGCGTCCACCAATCGACCAAGTCAGTGCTGAGTACCCAATGGTTCTTGCCACCGTGCGTGAAGTGGGTCACTACTCTTGCCGCTCTATGACCGGTAACTGTAAAGCCCTTGCATCTCTTGCTGACGAACCGGGTTTTGTTCAGATCAATACGGCCGATGCGAAAGCGTTAGGCATTAAGGATCAGGAACTGGTTTGGGTCTGTTCACGACAAGGTAAAGTCATCACTCGCGCCAATATCAGCGACCGCCCAAATAAAGGCGCCGTATATATGACGTATCAGTGGTGGATTGGTGCTTGTAATGAGCTGGTCGCCGAAAACTTAAGCCCGATAACCAAAACACCAGAATACAAATATTGTGCGGTGCGTGTTGAGCCAATCGCGGATCAACATCAAGCCGAGCATTATGTGGTTCAGGAGTATACGGGTATCAAGCGTCGCTTACGTGAGGCGGCCGAAGGTTTATAG
- a CDS encoding IS3 family transposase (programmed frameshift), whose amino-acid sequence MKKRNFSAEFRRESAQLVVDQNYTVADAAKAMNVGLSTLTRWVKQLRDERAGKTPKASPITPEQIEIRELKKKIQRIEMENEIFKKGYRALDVRLPEQVSVIGKLRAHYPVATLCCVFGVHRSSYRYRENRPDNPDGRRAVLRSQVQELHGLSHGSAGARSIAVMATHRGFRMGRWLAGRLMKEMGLVSCQQPVHRYKRGGHEHIAIPNHLERQFAVTEPNQVWCGDVTYIWTGKRWAYLAVVLDLFARKPVGWAMSFSPDSKLTTKALKMAWEIRNKPSGLMFHSDQGSHYTSRQFRQLLWRYRIKQSMSRRGNCWDNSPMERFFRSLKNEWVPVTGYISFSEAAHAITDYIVGYYSEVRPHEYNGGLPPNESENQYRKNSKTVANFS is encoded by the exons ATGAAAAAACGAAATTTCAGTGCAGAATTCAGACGTGAATCAGCCCAGCTGGTTGTGGATCAGAACTATACAGTTGCAGATGCCGCGAAAGCCATGAATGTCGGGCTTTCCACCTTGACGCGGTGGGTAAAGCAATTACGGGACGAACGGGCAGGCAAAACACCGAAAGCATCCCCTATCACGCCGGAACAAATTGAGATACGTGAGCTGAAGAAAAAAATTCAACGTATTGAAATGGAAAACGAAATAT TTAAAAAAGGCTACCGCGCTCTTGATGTCAGACTCCCTGAACAGGTCTCGGTGATCGGGAAACTCAGAGCGCATTATCCTGTGGCCACTCTTTGCTGCGTGTTCGGAGTTCACCGCAGCAGCTATAGATACCGGGAAAACCGGCCTGACAATCCGGACGGCAGGAGAGCCGTATTACGTAGTCAGGTTCAGGAGCTGCACGGCCTCAGTCATGGCTCAGCAGGTGCAAGAAGTATCGCTGTAATGGCAACACACAGGGGCTTCCGGATGGGACGATGGCTTGCCGGACGGCTAATGAAGGAGATGGGGCTGGTGAGCTGTCAGCAGCCTGTTCACCGGTATAAACGTGGCGGTCATGAACACATTGCTATCCCGAACCACCTTGAGCGACAGTTCGCAGTGACAGAGCCCAATCAGGTATGGTGCGGCGACGTAACGTATATCTGGACCGGTAAACGCTGGGCATACCTGGCCGTTGTACTCGACCTGTTCGCAAGGAAACCCGTGGGCTGGGCAATGTCATTTTCTCCGGACAGCAAACTGACAACCAAAGCGCTGAAAATGGCATGGGAAATACGAAATAAGCCATCCGGGCTCATGTTCCACAGTGATCAGGGTAGCCACTATACAAGCAGGCAGTTCCGACAGTTACTGTGGCGATACCGGATAAAACAAAGTATGAGTAGGCGTGGTAACTGCTGGGATAACAGCCCGATGGAGCGCTTCTTCAGAAGTCTGAAAAATGAGTGGGTGCCGGTGACCGGCTACATCAGCTTCAGTGAAGCAGCCCATGCAATAACGGATTATATCGTCGGGTATTACAGCGAAGTCAGGCCGCATGAATATAACGGTGGATTACCACCAAACGAATCAGAAAACCAATACCGGAAAAACTCTAAAACCGTGGCCAATTTTAGTTGA
- a CDS encoding DUF3387 domain-containing protein has protein sequence MSISPLFRWPNLLNHYKLIALRPEWDAVKVCEDGATLSESDKKKVKPMERVKMIMTRDKDDDKALWNKLGSKEYRKELDRQFKNDKSNFKIAIVVDMWLTGFDVPFLDTIYIDKPLQKHNLIQTISRVNRKFEGKENGLVVDYIGIKKQMNLALSQYTAGQDQSLEDIKQSVIIVKDHLSLLDGLFHKFDSKPYFNGTSLKQLHCLNASADFALRTKKFEKTFMDLTKRLKSAYDICVGSSELTKAHKDKIHYYLAVRTIVFKITTGGAPDVEQMNRRVRDLVKDALISDGVEEIFRLGEKDGGEIDIFDDDYLAKLEMVKQPNTKLQLLKQMLAKAIGEFKKTNKVKGIDFTKKMNMLVEKYNERDEKDVLRSEVINDFSDEIINLYNELRAEMASFGEMGINFEEKAFYDILISLAHKYDFTYPEEKLLGLSKEVKKVIDDKAKYTDWNKRDDIKAELHFDLIILLDEWGYPPIDRDEVYKEIFEQAENFKRNRA, from the coding sequence GTGAGCATATCACCTCTGTTCAGGTGGCCAAATTTATTAAACCACTACAAACTGATTGCGCTTCGTCCTGAGTGGGATGCAGTGAAGGTCTGTGAGGATGGTGCGACTTTATCGGAAAGTGATAAGAAAAAAGTTAAGCCGATGGAACGAGTCAAGATGATTATGACTCGTGACAAAGATGATGATAAAGCTTTGTGGAATAAGCTCGGTAGTAAAGAGTATCGTAAAGAGCTGGATCGTCAGTTCAAAAATGACAAATCGAACTTCAAAATCGCGATTGTCGTGGATATGTGGCTGACGGGCTTTGATGTACCGTTCCTCGATACCATCTACATTGATAAGCCATTGCAAAAACACAATCTGATCCAAACCATTTCGAGAGTAAACCGTAAATTCGAAGGTAAAGAAAATGGTCTGGTAGTTGATTACATCGGCATTAAAAAACAGATGAACCTTGCTCTTTCCCAATACACAGCAGGGCAAGATCAGAGCTTAGAAGATATCAAACAGTCGGTCATTATTGTTAAGGATCACCTGAGCCTGTTAGATGGATTATTCCATAAATTCGACTCTAAACCGTACTTCAATGGCACATCTCTAAAACAGTTACATTGTTTAAATGCCTCTGCTGACTTTGCACTAAGAACCAAGAAGTTTGAAAAGACGTTTATGGATCTGACTAAGCGCCTCAAATCTGCTTATGACATTTGTGTGGGAAGCAGTGAGCTGACCAAAGCCCATAAAGATAAGATTCATTATTATCTCGCCGTTCGAACCATAGTATTTAAAATCACCACTGGCGGTGCGCCAGATGTAGAGCAAATGAACCGCAGAGTAAGGGATTTGGTTAAAGATGCTCTTATCAGTGATGGAGTCGAAGAGATCTTTAGGCTGGGTGAGAAAGACGGTGGCGAGATTGATATATTCGATGATGATTATCTTGCCAAGCTGGAGATGGTGAAGCAGCCCAATACGAAACTTCAACTGCTTAAGCAAATGCTTGCTAAGGCGATTGGCGAGTTTAAAAAGACCAACAAAGTGAAAGGTATCGACTTCACTAAGAAAATGAATATGTTAGTTGAAAAGTACAATGAGCGTGACGAAAAGGATGTCCTTCGCTCGGAAGTAATCAATGATTTTTCTGATGAAATTATCAACCTTTACAATGAACTACGTGCTGAAATGGCCTCCTTTGGTGAAATGGGGATAAATTTTGAAGAAAAAGCGTTTTACGACATACTCATTTCACTAGCTCATAAGTACGACTTTACCTACCCAGAAGAGAAGCTGCTTGGCCTGTCCAAAGAAGTGAAGAAAGTCATTGATGATAAAGCCAAGTACACCGATTGGAACAAACGAGACGACATCAAAGCTGAACTGCATTTCGACTTGATTATCTTGCTTGATGAATGGGGATACCCACCAATCGACCGTGATGAAGTGTATAAAGAGATTTTCGAGCAGGCAGAAAATTTCAAACGTAACCGAGCATAA
- a CDS encoding ATP F0F1 synthase synthase: MDHVLIKVKGLRKKPYRKLISDYKLFETVDINVNYCVTYSPDHNLDEDTWFKVEQFSQQPYNLGIFNQPFDSKDHDDATKEQFSKISYLVSVQDQGFYFQKITPALFIRKKIIAFGESAKIEKSENRLVINTIPDAVYIKASDTLAFRNLATISSIFSGIDMLYKEATNEEVEDFLSEPFIELSNEYEAEKVSKPNRKRVALAMATLATMSSEDKVNMLTYIDGYCDQRLNFDQENNKFLISTDDELKHLLYGIEQRFYTTPFGHEKRLANSVQAL, encoded by the coding sequence ATGGATCACGTATTAATTAAGGTAAAAGGGCTTCGTAAGAAGCCATATCGTAAGTTAATTTCAGATTATAAGCTTTTTGAAACCGTTGATATCAATGTTAATTATTGCGTTACATATAGCCCTGATCATAATTTAGATGAGGATACATGGTTTAAAGTTGAACAATTCAGTCAGCAGCCGTATAACCTTGGCATATTTAATCAACCATTTGATTCTAAAGACCATGATGACGCAACTAAAGAGCAATTTTCAAAAATATCATATCTAGTTTCAGTTCAAGATCAGGGGTTTTATTTTCAAAAAATCACACCAGCACTTTTCATTCGGAAAAAAATAATCGCATTTGGTGAGTCCGCTAAAATTGAAAAAAGTGAAAACCGATTAGTAATTAATACAATTCCTGATGCAGTTTATATAAAAGCATCTGACACTTTAGCTTTCCGTAATTTAGCTACTATCTCTAGTATTTTTTCTGGAATTGACATGCTTTATAAAGAAGCAACGAATGAAGAAGTTGAGGATTTTTTATCTGAGCCTTTTATTGAACTCAGTAATGAATACGAAGCAGAAAAAGTATCAAAGCCTAACCGAAAACGAGTAGCACTAGCAATGGCTACACTTGCCACCATGTCTTCTGAAGACAAAGTCAATATGTTGACTTATATTGATGGATACTGTGACCAGCGATTAAATTTCGATCAGGAAAATAATAAATTCCTAATTTCAACAGACGACGAGTTGAAGCATCTTCTTTACGGTATTGAACAACGCTTTTATACAACTCCCTTTGGGCATGAAAAAAGGTTAGCTAACTCTGTACAGGCTTTATAA